Genomic DNA from Pelosinus sp. UFO1:
CAAGCTTTAAGCTTGTCTTATTTTTTTTAATTTTATAGATCTTATAAAATTAAAATCCGGTACTTATTTAAAATAAGTACCGGATTAACTCATTGATTTAGCAACTCACGTACAATGGTATTGACTAACTTTCCATCAGCACGTCCCTTAACTTTCGGCATAAGTACAGCCATCACTTTACCCATATCTTTAGGGCTAACGGCTTTGGCTTCCACTACAGCCTGCTCCACTAAAGTGCGAACTTCAGCTTCACTTAGTTGTTCCGGCAAGTAATTCATCAAGATAGCAACCTCTTGTTCAAGGTTTTCAACCAAATCTGGGCGATTACCTTTTTTGAACTCTTCAATTGAATCTCGACGCATTTTTACTTCCTTGGCTACAACATCTAAAACCCCATCATCAGAAAGCTCTTGTTTACTGTCAATCTCGACATTCTTTATGTTAGCACGTACCATACGTATAACAGAAAGGTGCAACTTACCTGCCTCTTTGCTCTTCATGGCCTGCTTCATATCTTCTGTCAATCTTTCTTTCAAAGACATATAAAAACCTCCGAAACTTGGAAAATCCTAACTAAAACTTACGTTTACGCGCTGCTTCGGATTTTTTCTTGCGCTTTACGCTAGGTTTTTCATAATGTTCGCGCTTCCTTATTTCAGCAAGAGTGCCGGCTTTTTGACAAGTACGTTTAAATCTGCGGAGTGCACTATCAATTGTTTCATTTTTTCCAACTTTAACTTCTGACATCTGATATCCCTCCCTCCACTGGACCGATATGGGAAGTGTATTTCTTCTACATACACCTAGAAATTATACACGATAAAGGTAAGCATTGTCAATATCAACCTGGTGGCCAAGTCATTGCTCTACCACCTAACAAGTGCCAGTGCAAATGATGAACCGTTTGTCCACCATTCTCCTTCGTATTTACGACCAAACGGAATCCATCTTCATCTATTCCTAATTTAGACGCAATCTTTGGTATGGTTGATAAGATATGACCCATTAGTGAAACATCTTCAGACGCCAGTTCTAGAAGATTAGCAATATGCTTTTTGGGAATTACTAACACATGGACAGGAGCAACGGGATTAATATCAGGAAAAACAATCATATGTTCATCCTCGTATATTGCCGTTACAGGTATCTCATTGGCCGCAATTTTGCAAAAAATACATTCCTGTGGCATACTACAACACCTCCCTTCTTCTGTTCACTCTGAAGTAGCACGTCTGAAACACTAATAGGATAGTATACTTTGTTTATATGTATCTAATCCTATAAAATGATTCTGCCTTTTTTGCAGATATCCTGCTATAAAATAAATAAATTTCAAAAAAGTTACTGTACTATTTCACCCCACAGGCCATCCTGATACGTTTTTAGCAATAAAACTTTGTAGATTTTGCCTTGCATATTTTTATTTCCATTAACATATACCCTAATATAATTACCAGTTAATCCGTCAATTATTGCAGAATCTTTTTGATTTTCTATCTCGAATAAAACATCCAATTGTTTATTTAAGAATTGCTCCTGAAATTCTACAGCTTTTCGGTCTGCTAATTCCTGCATTTTGTTTACTCGATATTTTTTTTCGTCTTCACTTATCTGTTCACTAAATTCAGCTGCTGGCGTACCACTGCGACGAGAATAAGGGAAAATATGCATTCGTGAGAAATTCATTTTCTCTACAAACTGTAAAGCATTCTCAAACATTTCTCTTGTTTCTCCTGGAAAACCAACAATAATGTCTGTTGATATCCCAATACTCGGAATTGACATCTTAATATTATTAATAAGTTGTCGATATTCAGCCAGGGTATAATGCCGGTTCATAGCCTTAAGAATTGTATCATCGCCAGCTTGCAAAGGCAAATGTAAGTGATCACATAA
This window encodes:
- a CDS encoding GatB/YqeY domain-containing protein, whose protein sequence is MSLKERLTEDMKQAMKSKEAGKLHLSVIRMVRANIKNVEIDSKQELSDDGVLDVVAKEVKMRRDSIEEFKKGNRPDLVENLEQEVAILMNYLPEQLSEAEVRTLVEQAVVEAKAVSPKDMGKVMAVLMPKVKGRADGKLVNTIVRELLNQ
- the rpsU gene encoding 30S ribosomal protein S21, whose translation is MSEVKVGKNETIDSALRRFKRTCQKAGTLAEIRKREHYEKPSVKRKKKSEAARKRKF
- a CDS encoding histidine triad nucleotide-binding protein, yielding MPQECIFCKIAANEIPVTAIYEDEHMIVFPDINPVAPVHVLVIPKKHIANLLELASEDVSLMGHILSTIPKIASKLGIDEDGFRLVVNTKENGGQTVHHLHWHLLGGRAMTWPPG